The proteins below come from a single Biomphalaria glabrata chromosome 10, xgBioGlab47.1, whole genome shotgun sequence genomic window:
- the LOC106075627 gene encoding proline rich transmembrane protein 1B-like, translating to MEEKGLGLPPSYDAAHGVSNPTFDTIYSPPMSEPTVSPPYYGYSQPAYGNVVSQQPMVNYTQVTTVPDNMTLAILSLLCCWPLGIAAIMKASDSRAALARNDIPTALADANDAKRYSCLGIGFGVFSIVVTVIILVVVFTSLNIYSY from the exons ATGGAAGAGAAAGGCCTGg GTTTACCGCCCAGCTACGATGCCGCCCATGGAGTTAGTAACCCGACCTTTGACACCATCTACTCTCCGCCGATGTCAGAGCCCACTGTCTCCCCACCATATTATGGATAC TCCCAGCCGGCTTATGGCAACGTCGTCTCGCAACAGCCCATGGTTAACTACACTCAAGTGACCACTGTCCCCGACAACATGACCTTGGCCATACTGTCCCTTCTGTGTTGCTGGCCTTTGGGTATTGCGGCCATCATGAAGGCCTCCGAC TCTCGAGCAGCCCTGGCCAGAAATGACATCCCGACTGCTCTCGCTGACGCCAACGACGCCAAAAGATATTCTTGCCTGGGCATCGGGTTTGGCGTCTTCTCCATTGTCGTCACTGTCATCATCCTGGTGGTGGTGTTCACGTCACTCAACATCTACAGCTATTAA